Proteins from a single region of Paraglaciecola sp. T6c:
- a CDS encoding FKBP-type peptidyl-prolyl cis-trans isomerase: MNITTNTVVTMHFTVSAPDGTQIDSSKESEPMVFLQGSHYLIQGLEDHLEGKEVGEKFVIDIEPEQAYGERHDTLVQEVPRSMFEGMEIEPGMTFRATTDEGEQSVMILDVDDETVVVDGNHPLSGLTLTFDVEVLEVRAATEEEIAHGHPHTAEGCGHTH, translated from the coding sequence ATGAATATAACCACCAACACAGTCGTTACCATGCACTTCACTGTAAGTGCGCCAGATGGCACACAAATCGACTCGTCAAAAGAATCAGAACCAATGGTTTTCTTGCAAGGTAGTCATTACCTGATCCAAGGTTTAGAAGATCATTTGGAAGGTAAAGAGGTTGGTGAGAAATTCGTTATCGATATCGAGCCTGAACAAGCCTATGGCGAGCGCCACGACACCCTAGTTCAAGAAGTGCCACGTTCAATGTTCGAAGGTATGGAAATTGAGCCTGGCATGACATTCAGAGCAACCACAGATGAAGGTGAGCAGTCTGTGATGATCCTTGATGTTGATGACGAAACGGTTGTAGTTGATGGCAATCATCCGTTGTCTGGCTTGACGCTTACATTTGATGTAGAGGTATTAGAAGTCCGCGCAGCAACTGAAGAAGAAATAGCTCACGGCCATCCTCATACTGCTGAAGGATGTGGTCACACTCATTAG
- a CDS encoding P-II family nitrogen regulator: protein MKKVEAIIKPFKMDDVREALAEVGVSGMTVTEVKGFGRQKGHTELYRGAEYNVDFLPKMKLEVVIPDGQVELAIEAIMKTAQTGKIGDGKIFVYEVERVIRIRTGEENEDAV, encoded by the coding sequence GTGAAGAAAGTCGAAGCGATTATTAAGCCGTTTAAAATGGATGATGTGCGAGAAGCACTTGCTGAAGTTGGCGTAAGTGGCATGACGGTAACCGAAGTTAAAGGCTTTGGACGTCAAAAAGGACACACGGAGTTATATCGTGGTGCCGAATACAATGTAGACTTTTTACCTAAAATGAAGCTAGAGGTCGTTATCCCAGACGGGCAAGTAGAACTGGCTATCGAAGCGATTATGAAAACAGCGCAAACCGGCAAAATCGGTGACGGGAAAATTTTCGTTTACGAAGTTGAGCGCGTTATTCGTATCCGTACAGGGGAGGAAAATGAAGACGCCGTTTAA